The Penicillium psychrofluorescens genome assembly, chromosome: 2 nucleotide sequence GCCAATACGAAGAAGATGCCGGACTGAAACCGTCGTGTATTATGGCCGTCACTGGCGTTGCTTCGGCTCCTATGCAACAGCAGGCCGTCACTGCTGGAATCGATGACTACCTCATTAAACCACTTTCTCTTCGTCAGCTCAAGAAACTCATGAACATTGAATGATATCTCTTTTTACGATAACGGCACAATCCTCTGTTCGTGGAATGGGAAATGATACTGTCTTTTTACGCGAGAATAAAGCTGTCGGTATGATAAGTAAACGCAGACAAAGATATCACAACGACGAGGATGGGACTTTCTACTAGTCTAGGATCCTTCATATTCATATTAAATTTAAAACTATTGCAGGCGGGCTGGCGCCCAGCGCCCACGTGACAATATGGGCTTTACAGACAAGGCATCGCCATGATTGGAGGGCGGAATTCCTGTAGTCTTAATTTTCTACAACGTACAACACACTCATTATTAAACTACAATAAGCCGTTTGATTGCTTGATTAATCTGTTCGGTCTCAGCGTTCGATTCGGTGGTAGCTCGAATCCCCTAGTTCTTCCGACCTGGCGCGCCACTATGTAAATTGTAAACCGATATCCGCTACACCCCAACGTTGAATCGGGAATAAGATAAGAACCACCCGTCACGTGGCCGATCTCTACAACAATTCCAAGACATAATACTATAATATTGGGCCATGGCACTGTTATCCTTTTGTACTTCGACTGGATATCTAATCCTGCCAATGCCGTGATATTACGAAtcatatatatatatatccCAAGAAAAGGAGAATGAAGGCATGTAGTTCAGCCGCTTCTCACGCCGCTCCCGCTCCATTACGCCTGCACATTCGACTCCCTTCTCCACAGTTTCACCCACATATCCGCCGGGTTGGCATTAAATCGCTCGATCGTAGTCAGCCCAAAGTCGTCGTTCTAAAAGCACCAATCGTAACGATGGACCAGCGTCGCGATCAAGATTTGCTGCTCCAGGTACGCCAAGTTGCGTCCAATGCAGGCCCTCGGTCCGGTGCTCAATGGCAGCAGATATGTCCGACATCTAGGGCCTTCCACTTCATCTAACTACCGTTCAGGTCTGTACTTCTCCGGATCAGAGAAGAGCTCTGGATTACGGTGCAGTGTGTACGTCGGTACCGAGATCGTGATATTAGCGGCGATGTGATACCCTGCGATGATCGCAACTTCCGGTGGCGTGATCCGTGGTAGCCCTAGAGAGGTCGGTGGTCGCAGACGCATGGCCTCATCCAGACATGCACGCAGATATTTCAAGTCCTTGACTTGCCTGTATCGAGCAGCTGTGGCCTGACAGCCAAGGACcgcatccagctcttcgCGTAATTTCTTCAAAACGGGTTGATTGCGGATAAGGTAGTAGAGAAAGTGGGTCATCGCAGTGGCTGTGGTGTCCGAACCGGCATTGATCATGACGCCGGCCTCTTTTTCCAGTTCGAACATGGACAGTCCGACATCCTTTCCATTTCGATCTTGCAACAGATGATTGAAGAAATCGGTATATCCTGCCTGCTTTccgctttctttcctttcctgAACCTTGCGAATTGTGAGAGCAGTGAATTCTGCTCCGCCTTTGTTGCCAGGGTGCCAGTGTGTCAAACCTTTCGTAAGCCAGAGAAGCTTCGGCCAATGGGCTAGAATCACATCGTATCGACTGTTCGTATGGAAGGAGCGGATAGCGTGCATGTGATATCGTTTGCCGTCCCAGGTCTCCGCAGGCGCTAGGTCATCTCCCGGGGATCAAACTAAATTAGGTCAATTGATAGTATGTCCTGGCACAAGAAGGATCATTAgtgaaggaaaagaaagaaaggagaaaaggggaaaacataaGTAAGAGAACATGGCAGAACGAAAGTCAATTAGTAGTCACaaagctttagctaagtataacAATATcaggacttcgtacgaaggtcccataaCACTATCTCGAAGGTTACGTTGTACACAGAGTAGGCTGTAGGCCTGATAAACTAGGCATCAATTCCATCCCAATGGACACAATAATTGATCCCTGAAGAACAGGAGAACAGGCTATACGTCATCATAGAGTTGTCTACCAGGGGATACGAGTCTCTGTAGGATACTAAAAATAGTCTGCGCTAGCCTACTCACAGGGGCGGGGGCTAGCGCCATGGGGCAGGGGCTCAACACGATCTCTTAAAACGTCTGGTTGTTTCCAGTCCCAAATTATCCGAACAACAGCCCTTGAAGCAGAAGACGATTAAGATGACGTACGACCGCGACGAAGTTGTCGCCGCCGTGACCTCCTTCTACAAATTCCTCATCAACACTCACATCCCTTCCTCTGCTTTGAAGTTGCCTCCACAGGATGGCTGGCCCAAGCTTACGGACGAATGGCTTTCCTTCATGGAAAAAAGCGCCACCGTCAGGGACCTGATTCGCCATCTGCCCTATCTCCAACCAGGCGAGGATGGTGCGCACCAGATCTATCCATATAGCAATCCTATTGACTTCATGGGCGAGGATCTCGAAGATATTCCAGAGCATGGTGTTGCTGAACCGCAGATAGACTGTGGCTATAAGGTCGGAAAGGGCATATTGACAATATCGGCCGCTACAGGGAGGGTGGGTTCTTATTTTATGGTGGACACCGAGAGAGGCACAAtctcgcttgtggattatGAGTCACCGACAAGTCCAACGGAGCTTTCACAGAAGCAGCGAGTATGTCATCATCCCCTCACCCTCCATAGGGATTTGTTAAGGCGAGTACTAACTCCGTAGATGAGCAATAATTCAGAGGAGGATTGGCGTGAACAGGCCACGTACTATGTTCCTGAGTTTTTTGAATTGATCAAGACACAGTATCGAACTTTCGAAGTAGTATGTTTTTCCTTTAATTCCCTAGCAATGTGTGGCTGACAGTGGTCTAGATCGCTATCAGCAAGGAATATGTGGAATTTGGTGACCGGCTGGGACTTCAGCAAGGAAACGAAAAGCTGGAAGAGGTGAAGGGCATTTATCGACAGTATGAGTGGCTGACTGAAAATTTCCGGAAAGACGAGTGCTTGGCAGCAGTGGAGGAAGCCCTACAGTGAAGAGACAAGGGCCTATCCCCTACGTAGTCACATGTGCTTAAGCTCAAAGGGGGAAGCGAAATAATGGATGTTAAAGCCCTAGCCACCCGCTGTGAGACAAGTGAAAGATGATTCATCACAATCAGAAAGGCGCCAAATCAGAATTATGTTGTGACATCTAAGCACCTGTTTGTGGAGTATTTGCACAATTAAGTCGCAAAGTATGCCGTAGGGGAGGATTCTTAACAGTCGGTTCATCATGAGCAATTTTCTTAGACTAAAATCTAATAAAATGAGTGCTCTAAGCGTACTGGAGTTTGTGCCATCTATTCGGACTAAGAAGTAGGTCGCAAGAGAGCGAAAATAGTTAGTTGACCCCTACAATACTCAGACCTCCTGATTTTCGCCGCCACGAATATTTGAAAACAAGAATTTGAACTTACATACTCTGTAGTGCCTATCCGACCTAGGGGGCTGGGTGGTATTCTCCGCCCCTGGattggccgccgccgcgtgCCCCGAGCCCCAACGGTGCGTGCCCCGTCCGTCCCATCTCTTCCCCTATCCCCCTAAAGCCTAGACGGTGGTCGGTCGATCGATCATCACTCTCACTATGACTcgcctctctccctcccgtCCCATTCCCCCTAATGTAGGCGTTTTATAGCGAACGCGTCGCGTCGCTATGCGCGTCGcgcctccctctctctcacactAGCCTAAGCGCTCTATCCTCCCTCCTACTCACTTATACTAGTAGACTCTGTCCGTGTTATATCACTCACTATATCGAGTTCCTTCTTATTCGATTCCCCTACCCACCTATCCCATGGGGGGCGGAGCATCGTGGTAAGATGGAATTAGGGCGACCAATTATAATAAGGGAAAAAAGTGGGCCTGACCCACGATGCTCAGTAAATTCTTCTACCTACCATGCCATTCTACATCATAGGCTAGTTGATTTCAAATTTTAGTATGTTATAGAGCGATATTTAATTCATAAGCAGATTTAATTTCATAGCGAAATTCCTACTAGAAGGGGGGCATTTATTTAATCAAAATTAAGCTAATTATTTTTGATGGGGTAGGCGTAGTAGGAACGTATTGTCAGCCATTTACGCACCCCTACTAGGCGGAATAATATATGGGCCGGTATTATTACTATAATGTAGGGCGGATCTAGTATAGGCGGCCAACCAAAAAAACCATTTAACAGAACATTCTCTGAACGTTGCATACTGACCTATATATGGGCGCATACCCAATATTAGGAATATTCATAGCGTGTGAATTCATATAATATACTCTGAACGAAGCCGGATCGAATGATGGTATTATTATGACGATTAGACCATCCCTCATAGAGATATTCACGTTTCAATTTCTATTTTGCTAATTACTCTATAACGGATCGCTAGAATTAATTACGATTACTATAGGTTAGTCATATCTATCTTCCCTACCTATATGCCAAGTTTCAGCGAAAACGGAGAAGGTTACAAAATTTTTGTTTTGTCGTTGTGGCATAGATATATACAACACACTACTAGCGCGTCTACCATATATTCTACCAAAATGTTAATAAACAAAAATTTTTGTATACATTCTATGCTTTGAATGCTTATGATTAGGCTTATATATGCTCGTTCTTATAGCATTCATCATTATTAAGCGTATAGGGCGAATTTTAGTAATCGAAGTTGAAATTGGGAATTCGCTCTAAAAATTTTTGGCGCTAGTTCTGACAGCCCAATTTAGTAAAGGGTCCAGCTTCTACGAGCCACTTCTATAGGGAGCTTCTAGAAGCCTAGTTTgacgacggccaggcatctAGATGCTGAATCTACAGCCTGATTCATAGACGGCCAGGGATCTGGATACTGAATCTGGTCCCTGATTCATAGCCGGCCAGGGCTCTAGATGCTGAATCTGGTCCCTGATTCATAGACGGCCAGGGATCTAGATGCTGAATCTAGTCCCTGATTCATGGACAGCCAGGGATCTGGATACTAAATCTGGTCCCTGATTCATAGACGGCCAGGGATCCAGATGCTGAATCTACCACCTGATTCGTTGATGGCCAGAGATCCAGATGCTGAATCTACCACCTGATTCGTTGACGGCCAGGGATCTGGATGCTGAATCTACCACCCAATTCGTTGACGGCCAGGGATCTAGATACTGAATCTGCCAGGCACTTCTATTACCTGATTCATGAACGGCCAGGGACCTAGGTGCTAAATCTACTAGGCACTTCCACTACCTGATTCATAGACGGCTAGGGACATAGATGCTGAATCTGCTAGTCACGTCTATAGCCTGATTTGATAATGGCCAAAATCATGGATGCCAGCTTTGTCAGGCTTCTGTAGATGGTTCCTAACAGCCAGATTTGATGATAGCCAAATCATGGATGCCAGCTTTGTCAGGCGTCTACATACAATTTCTGACGGCCAGATTTGATGGTGGCCAAAATTATGGATGCC carries:
- a CDS encoding uncharacterized protein (ID:PFLUO_004149-T1.cds;~source:funannotate); amino-acid sequence: MTYDRDEVVAAVTSFYKFLINTHIPSSALKLPPQDGWPKLTDEWLSFMEKSATVRDLIRHLPYLQPGEDGAHQIYPYSNPIDFMGEDLEDIPEHGVAEPQIDCGYKVGKGILTISAATGRVGSYFMVDTERGTISLVDYESPTSPTELSQKQR
- a CDS encoding uncharacterized protein (ID:PFLUO_004148-T1.cds;~source:funannotate) yields the protein MHAIRSFHTNSRYDVILAHWPKLLWLTKGLTHWHPGNKGGAEFTALTIRKVQERKESGKQAGYTDFFNHLLQDRNGKDVGLSMFELEKEAGVMINAGSDTTATAMTHFLYYLIRNQPVLKKLREELDAVLGCQATAARYRQVKDLKYLRACLDEAMRLRPPTSLGLPRITPPEVAIIAGYHIAANITISVPTYTLHRNPELFSDPEKYRPER